One region of Corvus moneduloides isolate bCorMon1 chromosome 15, bCorMon1.pri, whole genome shotgun sequence genomic DNA includes:
- the IRF1 gene encoding interferon regulatory factor 1 translates to MPASRMRMRPWLEMQIDSNQIPGLIWINKDKRIFQIPWKHAAKHGWDMEKDACLFRSWAIHTGRYKEGEKDPDPKTWKANFRCAMNSLPDIEEVKDKSINRGSSAVRVYRMLPPLTKHQKKERKSKSSREVRNRSKRKCYEETRLEESAESLTNTPLQDDHSGYTIHDYAEQEVEVESTAITLDMSSCEVSGSLTDWRPAMEVTMADSTNDLYQLQVSPLASSSEVTDEDEEEINPDIFKLLGPAQDWHNTSIGGKGFLTNESGTQTLCSTYGYKEQDGDINTTSGEVDLRFFDQKSSLDFSWLDTVRPTMQVIPCGL, encoded by the exons ATGCCAGCCTCAAGAATGCGCATGAGGCCATGGTTGGAAATGCAGATTGATTCCAATCAAATACCAGGACTGATATGGATTAACAAG GATAAGAGGATATTTCAAATTCCATGGAAACATGCAGCTAAGCACGGCTGGGACATGGAGAAGGATGCCTGCCTTTTCCGGAGCTGGGCCATTCATACAG GAAGGTATAAAGAAGGTGAGAAAGATCCTGATCCAAAAACCTGGAAGGCAAATTTCCGCTGTGCCATGAATTCCCTGCCTGACATTGAAGAAGTGAAGGATAAAAGCATCAACAGGGGCTCCAGTGCTGTCAGGGTTTACAGGATGCTGCCACCCTTGACAAAGCATCAGAAGAAAG aaaggAAGTCAAAGTCTTCAAGAGAAGTAAGAAACAGGAGCAAGAGAAAG TGTTATGAAGAGACAAGGCTGGAAGAGTCAGCAGAAAGCTTAACCAACACTCCTTTGCAAGATGACCACAGTGGCTACACCATTCACGACTATGCAGAGCAGGAAGTGGAGGTGGAGAGCACAGCCATCACCTTAG ACATGTCCTCCTGCGAGGTGAGCGGCTCCCTGACCGATTGGAGGCCAGCAATGGAAGTCACCATGGCTGACAGCACCAACGACCTCTACCAGCTCCAGGTGTCTCCTCTGGCTTCATCCTCCGAAG TCACagatgaagatgaagaggaaataaatcCAGATATTTTTAAG ctgcttGGACCAGCCCAAGACTGGCACAACACCAGCATTGGGGGTAAAGGCTTTCTCACCAATGAGTCAGGCACCCAGACCCTTTGCAGCACCTACGGCTACAAGGAGCAGGACGGGGACATCAACACGACTTCAG GAGAGGTGGATTTGAGGTTCTTTGACCAGAAAAGCAGCCTAGACTTCTCCTGGCTGGATACAGTGAGGCCAACCATGCAAGTCATTCCCTGTGGGTTGTAA